A stretch of Trichomycterus rosablanca isolate fTriRos1 chromosome 8, fTriRos1.hap1, whole genome shotgun sequence DNA encodes these proteins:
- the cep41 gene encoding centrosomal protein of 41 kDa isoform X1 — MSNKLSIGDKEYLIKRTPQNPKYQHVKSRLDTGWSMTKYLERLEDIKKNYRYKKDELFKRLKVTTFAQLVIQVASVSDLHESIMDEVGLDDEASELAETDRLSDQTDGSPQPAKTVDGNESNDTFSPRSTLQSVISGVGELDVDKDGQKNTVSPIPVCTPSLEDQPYPDCPYLLLDVRDKDSYDQCHIISAHNFPITTLSRTMNPYTKQVLDYKNSVGKIIILYDEDERIASQAATTMCERGFENLFMLSGGLKVIAQKFPEGMTAGSFPIACLPSGSSGGKNSTFRQPKRLAEKKCRFTSEDLNKIQCYLEEVLVPSEPSSRLSSRMSTISAHSKASSARSSRLGSASARSQSSQPWK, encoded by the exons ATGTCGAATAAACTGAGTATTGGTGATAAGGAG TACTTGATAAAGAGAACTCCACAAAACCCCAAATATCAACATGTAAAATCAAGACTTGATACAG GTTGGAGCATGACTAAGTACCTCGAAAGGCTAGAAGATATAAAGAAAA ATTACAGGTATAAAAAAGATGAACTTTTTAAAAGGCTGAAAGTGACAACATTTGCACAGCTg GTGATACAGGTGGCTTCAGTATCAGATCTGCACGAGAGCATAATGGATGAAGTTGGACTTGATG ATGAAGCGTCTGAGTTAGCAGAAACAGATCGTCTCTCAGATCAGACTGATGGGTCTCCACAGCCTGCAAAAACAGTTGATGGGAACGAGTCAAATGACACGTTTTCTCCAAGATCCACACTTCAAAG TGTGATCAGTGGGGTAGGAGAGCTGGATGTGGACAAGGATGGACAGAAGAACACAGTGAGCCCAATTCCCGTGTGCACACCAAGCCTAGAAGACCAGCCCTACCCAGACTGCCCTTACCTGCTGCTGGATGTGAGGGACAAAGACTCGTACGATCAGTGCCATATCATCAGTG CACACAATTTTCCCATCACCACTCTGTCAAGAACGATGAACCCTTATACCAAACAAGTTCTCGATTAC AAAAACTCTGTGGGAAAGATCATCATCTTGTATGACGAGGATGAGAGAATAGCCAGCCAGGCGGCTACGACCATGTGTGAGAGAGGCTTTGAGAATCTCTTCATGCTCTCTGGAG gtttgaAGGTGATCGCACAGAAGTTTCCGGAGGGAATGACGGCTGGCTCTTTTCCCATCGCCTGCCTGCCGTCAGGATCTTCAGGTGGGAAGAATTCGACATTCCGTCAGCCGAAGCGACTGGCAGAGAAGAAATGCCGCTTTACCTCGGAGGACCTGAACAAGATCCAGTGCTACCTGGAGGAGGTGCTCGTCCCAAGTGAGCCCAGCA GTCGTCTGAGCAGCAGGATGTCCACTATCAGTGCCCATTCCAAAGCCTCCAGTGCCCGGAGTAGTCGACTCGGCTCAGCGAGCGCCAGATCACAAAGCAGTCAGCCCTGGAAATAA
- the cep41 gene encoding centrosomal protein of 41 kDa isoform X2 encodes MTKYLERLEDIKKNYRYKKDELFKRLKVTTFAQLVIQVASVSDLHESIMDEVGLDDEASELAETDRLSDQTDGSPQPAKTVDGNESNDTFSPRSTLQSVISGVGELDVDKDGQKNTVSPIPVCTPSLEDQPYPDCPYLLLDVRDKDSYDQCHIISAHNFPITTLSRTMNPYTKQVLDYKNSVGKIIILYDEDERIASQAATTMCERGFENLFMLSGGLKVIAQKFPEGMTAGSFPIACLPSGSSGGKNSTFRQPKRLAEKKCRFTSEDLNKIQCYLEEVLVPSEPSSRLSSRMSTISAHSKASSARSSRLGSASARSQSSQPWK; translated from the exons ATGACTAAGTACCTCGAAAGGCTAGAAGATATAAAGAAAA ATTACAGGTATAAAAAAGATGAACTTTTTAAAAGGCTGAAAGTGACAACATTTGCACAGCTg GTGATACAGGTGGCTTCAGTATCAGATCTGCACGAGAGCATAATGGATGAAGTTGGACTTGATG ATGAAGCGTCTGAGTTAGCAGAAACAGATCGTCTCTCAGATCAGACTGATGGGTCTCCACAGCCTGCAAAAACAGTTGATGGGAACGAGTCAAATGACACGTTTTCTCCAAGATCCACACTTCAAAG TGTGATCAGTGGGGTAGGAGAGCTGGATGTGGACAAGGATGGACAGAAGAACACAGTGAGCCCAATTCCCGTGTGCACACCAAGCCTAGAAGACCAGCCCTACCCAGACTGCCCTTACCTGCTGCTGGATGTGAGGGACAAAGACTCGTACGATCAGTGCCATATCATCAGTG CACACAATTTTCCCATCACCACTCTGTCAAGAACGATGAACCCTTATACCAAACAAGTTCTCGATTAC AAAAACTCTGTGGGAAAGATCATCATCTTGTATGACGAGGATGAGAGAATAGCCAGCCAGGCGGCTACGACCATGTGTGAGAGAGGCTTTGAGAATCTCTTCATGCTCTCTGGAG gtttgaAGGTGATCGCACAGAAGTTTCCGGAGGGAATGACGGCTGGCTCTTTTCCCATCGCCTGCCTGCCGTCAGGATCTTCAGGTGGGAAGAATTCGACATTCCGTCAGCCGAAGCGACTGGCAGAGAAGAAATGCCGCTTTACCTCGGAGGACCTGAACAAGATCCAGTGCTACCTGGAGGAGGTGCTCGTCCCAAGTGAGCCCAGCA GTCGTCTGAGCAGCAGGATGTCCACTATCAGTGCCCATTCCAAAGCCTCCAGTGCCCGGAGTAGTCGACTCGGCTCAGCGAGCGCCAGATCACAAAGCAGTCAGCCCTGGAAATAA